The following are encoded in a window of Mesorhizobium shangrilense genomic DNA:
- a CDS encoding beta-ketoacyl-ACP synthase III: MSKSSRILGFGHHAPGRKVANAEIESNLGLEPGWIERRTGIRTRFWATDEDTLSGLATEAGDMALANAGIDRGDIGLLLLATSTPDHLLPPSAPLVAHKLGLGRAGAVDLTGACAGFIYALMFADGFTRLHGKASLVIAANILSRRINPAERASSVLFADAAGALVIGPCEDPHQGILGASVDSDGSRYGLIQIPAGGSNIPFQSGLDLGQTRMTMTDGREVFAKAVEMMTNCSISALAAAGVRPQDVGRFVPHQANARIFDAVGRNLGIADQAIVKTIADYGNSSAATIPLSLSLAHRTEPFRPGEKILLAAAGAGLSGGALVVGF, encoded by the coding sequence ATGAGCAAGTCGTCGCGCATTCTCGGGTTTGGCCATCACGCGCCTGGGCGCAAGGTGGCGAATGCCGAGATCGAGAGCAATCTCGGCCTCGAGCCAGGCTGGATCGAGCGGCGCACCGGAATCCGCACCCGCTTCTGGGCAACTGACGAAGATACGCTGTCTGGTCTTGCCACGGAGGCTGGCGACATGGCGCTGGCGAATGCCGGTATTGACCGCGGCGACATCGGGCTGCTGTTGCTTGCCACCTCGACGCCCGACCACCTTCTGCCACCCAGTGCACCCCTGGTCGCGCACAAGCTCGGCCTTGGTCGCGCAGGCGCGGTCGATCTGACCGGCGCCTGCGCCGGCTTCATCTATGCGCTGATGTTCGCCGACGGGTTCACTCGCCTGCACGGCAAAGCGAGCCTTGTCATCGCGGCCAACATCCTCAGCCGTCGCATCAATCCGGCCGAGCGCGCAAGCTCAGTCCTTTTCGCCGATGCCGCCGGCGCCCTGGTGATTGGTCCTTGCGAGGACCCCCATCAGGGCATTCTCGGCGCTTCGGTGGATTCCGACGGCTCGCGCTACGGGCTGATCCAGATTCCGGCGGGAGGAAGCAACATCCCGTTCCAAAGTGGCCTGGATCTCGGGCAAACCCGAATGACGATGACCGACGGACGCGAAGTGTTCGCCAAGGCTGTCGAGATGATGACCAATTGCTCGATAAGCGCGCTTGCCGCTGCCGGAGTGCGACCACAGGATGTCGGCCGGTTCGTGCCACATCAGGCCAATGCCCGTATTTTCGATGCGGTCGGCAGGAACCTCGGCATAGCAGATCAAGCAATCGTGAAGACGATTGCCGACTACGGCAACTCTTCCGCCGCGACCATCCCGCTCTCTCTGTCGCTGGCCCATCGGACGGAGCCGTTTCGGCCGGGCGAGAAAATCCTGCTGGCGGCGGCGGGTGCCGGTCTCAGCGGCGGCGCGCTGGTCGTTGGATTTTAG
- the panD gene encoding aspartate 1-decarboxylase → MRKIVAGKLHGIHVTEANLNYHGSITLDPDHCEAAGILPMEFVEIWNKNSGARISTYVILGERGSRCCILNGAAARTCQPDDPIIVCNSIYLNEAHITALKPRIVTFDQDNHILDRLSYSVDLDAHGRYSFSILDEANEALVIPALVSGA, encoded by the coding sequence ATGCGAAAAATAGTCGCCGGCAAGCTGCACGGCATCCATGTCACCGAAGCAAACCTCAATTACCATGGTTCGATAACACTAGACCCCGACCACTGCGAGGCAGCCGGGATCCTGCCCATGGAGTTCGTGGAGATATGGAACAAGAATTCCGGTGCGCGGATTTCGACCTATGTCATTCTCGGCGAGCGTGGCTCACGATGCTGCATCCTCAATGGTGCTGCCGCCCGCACCTGCCAGCCCGACGACCCGATTATTGTCTGCAACTCAATCTACCTCAACGAAGCACACATCACCGCGCTGAAGCCAAGGATCGTCACGTTCGACCAGGACAACCACATACTCGACCGCCTGAGCTACTCAGTCGATCTCGACGCGCACGGCCGCTACAGTTTCTCGATCCTCGATGAGGCGAATGAGGCTTTGGTCATCCCTGCTCTAGTCTCCGGGGCGTGA